The genome window GTTCCTGCGTGACGAGGCCGGCAGGCTCACCGGCATGGTCACCGACTCGGCGATGGAGCTGCTGCTGCCGGTCGCGGTGGACATCGGCTGCCACGGCCCGAACTTCCACACCGACCTGCCCGCCGAGCACCTGCTGGGCTGGCTGTCCGATGCCGCCCCGCACTACCTGGCCGCCGGGCTGACCACCATCGCCGACCCGCAGGTCTCGGCCCGCGAGCTGCGGATCTACCGGGCCGCGCGAGCCGCCGGGACGCTGCCGGTTCGCACGGTCGCGATGCCGCTGTCGCACCAGCTCGACGCGCTTTCGTCCATCGGGCTGGCCGGGCCGTTCGGCGACGACTGGCTCAACCTCGGCGCGATGAAGTTCTACGCCGACGGCACCCTGCTGGGCGGTACCGCGATGTTCACCGAGCCCTACGGCGAGCACGGCCAGTTCACCGGCAGCCTGTACTGGCAGCCCGGCGAGCTCCGGTCGCTGGTCGAGCGCGCGGGCCGGGCGGGCTGGCAGGTCGCCATCCACACCCAGGGCGACCGGGCGATGGGCTTCGCCGTCGACGCCGTCACCGCCGCGGTCCGCGCCTTCGGCGACGACGCCAGGCCGCGCATCGAGCACTGCGGCCACCCCACCGCCGAACACGTCCGCCGCTTCGCCGACCTCGGCGTCATCCCGGTCAACCAGCCGAACTTCCTGCACGACAGCGGCGGGGACTTCCGCCGCAGGCTCGGCGACCGCGCGCATCGGCTGCAGCCGATGCGCGACGAGATCGACGCCGGGCTGCGCCCGGTGCTCTCCAGCGACTCCTTCGTCTCCAGCTTCCGGCCCATGCACACCGTGGCCAACGCGGTGCGCCGCAAGACGCGGGAGGGCCAGGACATCGGCGCCGACCAGGCTGTCACGCTGGCCGAGGCGCTGCGCGCACACACGATCGACGCCGCTTTCGCGCTGCGAATGGAGGATCGCATCGGCTCGCTGCGGCCGGAAAAGCTCGCCGACATCGTGGTGCTCGACCGCGACATCGAGGCCGCCGACGTCGACGACCTGTCCGAAGCCGGTGCCTGGCTCACCATGCTCGACGGTGAGATCGTGCACGACCCGGGCCGGCGGGACTGAGGGCTGTCCGGCCCCCGTGCCGACCCGGGCGATCGGTCAACCGGTCACCAGGCCCGGCGCACCCGCGCGAAGCAACAGTCCACAAGGGACTCATTGATGCGCGGGGCTCAGCCATCCAGGCGCGCCCGCACTTCCGGGAGGAAGTCGCCGTGCTCGCGGCGGACGGCGTCGAGGTCTATGTCGTGCGGCAGCGCCGTGACCGGCGTCCTCTCCAGCAGGTACCTGATGGACTCCACCACGAGCGCCTTCTCGTCGGGCGCGGACACGTCCAGATCGTCCACCAGCTCACGCGGCACCAGCACCCGGTGCTCGGTCGTCTGGTCGCCCTCGTGGACCTCGGCCGCGTACTCCCCGCTGCCCAGTTGCCGCCGACGACCGCCGCTGAACGGGAGCGCCACGAGGGCGGCAGGACCGTTTAACGGTCGCGAACAGGGGAATCCAGTCAGCTGGAAAGAGTTGTCCGGCGCGATGGTGCGGGAGTGCCGGATGCGGACGATGGGTGGCCGGCACATGGGTGAGCAGAAGCGGGATCGCCGCGACTACGAGCGCGGTCTGCCCGGGTACCACGACCCGATGCACCGGCTGACGGGTGCGCCCGCCGCGCTGAGCGCGCTGACGTTGCGGCTGTGGCTGGCCGGGTTCGGCGCGGTGTTCTGCACCGTGGCCGCCGTGCTGCTGTGGGTGTACCTGCCGCCGCTGAGCTGGATGGCGTGGATTCTCCTCGTGCTGGCGGTGATCGCGGTGGTCGACTTCGCCTGGGTCGCGCACCGCAAGCTCCGCGGTGAACCCGGATGAGGCCGGTCCGGGCAACCGGGGTTCGAACCGGCTGGGATCAGGTGGAAGTCACCGCGGCTGCCGGTACCCGGGTGCACGCCGCCGTCCTCGGGCCCCGCGAGGCGCCAGAGGTCGTCTGCGTGCACGGGCTCGGCTGCTCGCACCGGTACTTCCTGCCGCTGGCCCGGTGCCTGGCACCCGAGCTGCGAGTGGTCGCGCCCGACCTGCCCGGGTTCGGCAGCACCCCGGGCCCGCGGGAGCCGCTGGACGTGCGCGGGCTCTCCGAGTCGCTGGCGGCGTGGCTGCGCGCCACGGCGCGGCGCGGAGCGCCGCTGGTGGCGAACTCCGCAGGTTGCCAGGTCGTGGTGGACCTGGCCGTGCACTCGCCCGAACTGCTCGGCCCGGTCGTTCTCACCGGACCCACCGTGGACCGGCACGCCCGCTCCTGGCCGCGCCAGCTGGCCCGGCTGGTCCGCAACGGTGCGCGGGAGCGGTCCGCACTGGCCTTCGTGCTCGCCCTCGACTACCTGGACTGCGGTCCGCGGCGGATCATCACCACGTTCGACCACCTGCTCGACGACCAGGTCGAGCGCAAGCTCCAGCACGTGCGAACTCCCGCAGTCGTCGTGCGCGGCAGCCGTGATCCGATCGCACCGCGCGCGTGGGCGCGGGAGGTCGCCGCGGCGCTGCCCCGCGGGCGCCTCGCGGAGGTGCCCGGCGCGGGCCACACGCTGAACTACTCGGCGCCGCAGCGGCTCGCCGAGATCATCACGGCGCTGCTGCGGGAATCCTGATCACCGGGGTACGCGTGCCGTCGCGCCAAGCACCTCGACGACGCCGCGCAAGTCGGCC of Saccharopolyspora erythraea contains these proteins:
- a CDS encoding amidohydrolase — encoded protein: MKRTLLHNAKVLTMEPDQPTADAALVHGNRIVAVGADAHAQAGPHATRIDVGGRTALPGFIDPHNHLLSTAESLASVDARYPVVRDAAGLVAAVAAQAAVTPEGQWIRAFGMDDAKYTRRPTRHLLDEATDRHPVIVYHVSGHQAVVNSAALTWRGIGADVADPPGGRFLRDEAGRLTGMVTDSAMELLLPVAVDIGCHGPNFHTDLPAEHLLGWLSDAAPHYLAAGLTTIADPQVSARELRIYRAARAAGTLPVRTVAMPLSHQLDALSSIGLAGPFGDDWLNLGAMKFYADGTLLGGTAMFTEPYGEHGQFTGSLYWQPGELRSLVERAGRAGWQVAIHTQGDRAMGFAVDAVTAAVRAFGDDARPRIEHCGHPTAEHVRRFADLGVIPVNQPNFLHDSGGDFRRRLGDRAHRLQPMRDEIDAGLRPVLSSDSFVSSFRPMHTVANAVRRKTREGQDIGADQAVTLAEALRAHTIDAAFALRMEDRIGSLRPEKLADIVVLDRDIEAADVDDLSEAGAWLTMLDGEIVHDPGRRD
- a CDS encoding alpha/beta fold hydrolase is translated as MEVTAAAGTRVHAAVLGPREAPEVVCVHGLGCSHRYFLPLARCLAPELRVVAPDLPGFGSTPGPREPLDVRGLSESLAAWLRATARRGAPLVANSAGCQVVVDLAVHSPELLGPVVLTGPTVDRHARSWPRQLARLVRNGARERSALAFVLALDYLDCGPRRIITTFDHLLDDQVERKLQHVRTPAVVVRGSRDPIAPRAWAREVAAALPRGRLAEVPGAGHTLNYSAPQRLAEIITALLRES